One part of the Prionailurus bengalensis isolate Pbe53 chromosome B2, Fcat_Pben_1.1_paternal_pri, whole genome shotgun sequence genome encodes these proteins:
- the LOC122490617 gene encoding LOW QUALITY PROTEIN: uncharacterized protein LOC122490617 (The sequence of the model RefSeq protein was modified relative to this genomic sequence to represent the inferred CDS: inserted 1 base in 1 codon; substituted 1 base at 1 genomic stop codon), which produces PFATSDLYNWKAQNPKFSEKPAGLIDLLDSVLFTHQPTWDDCQQLLQVLFTTEERERILNGARKLVPGADGNPTTNQAQIDASFPLTRPQWDFNTAEGKERLRVYRQTLMGGLRMAARKPTNLAKVGNVQQGKDESPAAFLERIMEAFRTYTPMDPEAPESKAAVIMAFVNQSAVDIRRKLQKIDRLGEKSLQDLLVVAEKVYNNREPPEDKQARAMAAASSKQTRDLARILLATTADFPEERDRRLRQLAGDARKGKSTTKGGKQRLQKDQCAYCKEIGHWARDCLKRAGGKGSKTDRVKVLELDELSDXGSQGSDPLPEPRVTLKVEGTPIDFLVDTGAQHSVLRTPQGKLASKKSWVQGATGMSQYSWTTRRTVDLGTGRVSHSFMVIPECPXPLLGRDLLTKIGAQITFRQGGPQVTDGKGHPIQVLTMKLEDEYLLHQEALPREDNIDRWLQEFPSVWAETGGMGLAAHRTPVLVELKPGESPVRIKQYPMSQEARKGIQPHIRRLRSLGVLVPCQSAWNTPLLPVKKPHANDYRPVQDLREVNKRVVDIHPTVPNPYTLLSSLAPSRVWYTVLDLKDAFFSLPLAPQSQPLFAFEWHDPEEGYSGQLTWTRLPQGFKNSPTIFDEALHEDLGEYRRKHPGLTLLQYVDDILIAADTAKDCERGTQDLLATLGALGYRASAKKAQICRERVSYLGYILEGGQRRLSEARKETVLKIPTPTSRREVREFLGSAGYCRLWVPGFAEIARPLYEATKEGKTFKWAEKEETAFNQLKRALLSAPALGLPDITKPFHLFVDEHKGIAKGVLTQALGPWNRPVAYLSKKLDPVAAGWPPCLRIIAATALLVKDADKLTLGQEIWITTPHAIEGVLKQPPDRWMSNTRMTHYQSLLLNPPRVRFHPSAALNPATLLPDPDLGAPLHDCAGILEQVHGFRTDLTDRPLPDAEATWFTDGSSFVRGGHRYAGAAVVTETDTVWAEALPSGTSAQRAELIALTKALMLGAGKRLNIYTDSRYAFATAHIHGAIYQERGLLTAEGRTIKNEQEILDLLTALWLPAKLAIIHCQGHQKADNPVARGNRKADQAAKAVALTPVPTMTIQLPDPGDPVLPDQPKYSQEELQRIKKLPMAQEIKGWWYTPNKELVLPDQLGVSILEHMHRSTHMGARKLKDLIRHAGIKIHQQDTKIEQVVSACKTCQLTNARATSNKKGTRLRGTRPGAQWEVDFTEVKPGKYGFKYLLVFTDTFSGWVEAYPTKHETAQTVAKKLLEDILPRYGFPALVGSDNGPAFISQVTQAVAKVVGANWKLHCAYRPQSSGQVERMNRTLKETLTKLTMETGGDWVTLLPFALYRVRNTPYTLGFTPYEIMFGRPPPVIPSLRAELIAEFKDQELFLSLSGLQRAHEDIWPRLRAIYEAGPIPTPHQYRPGDWVYVKRHHRETLEPRWKGPYIVVLTTPTALKVDGIATWVHHTHAQ; this is translated from the exons cctttcgccactagtgacctctacaattggaaagctcagaatcctaagttttccgagaaaccggcagggcttattgatttattagactctgttctttttacccatcagcccacgtgggacgattgccagcagcttttgcaggtcctattcacaactgaagaaagagaaagaatcctcaatggggcccgaaaactagttccgggcgcagatgggaatcccaccaccaaccaggctcagatagatgcctccttccccttaactcggccccagtgggatttcaacacggcagaaggtaaggagaggctccgggtctaccgccagactctaatggggggtctccgaatggctgctagaaagccaaccaatttggccaaggtaggaaatgtacaacagggaaaagatgaatctccggctgcctttttagaaaggatcatggaggcattccgtacctatacccccatggatccagaggctccggaaagcaaggcagctgttatcatggcctttgtaaaccaatcagccgtagacattaggagaaaattacagaaaatagatagactaggagaaaaaagtctgcaggacttactggtggtagctgaaaaggtatataataaccgggagcctcctgaggacaagcaggctcgcgccatggcggctgccagcagtaagcagactcgagacctggccagaatactgctagctaccactgctgacttccccgaggaacgagaccgccgtctccggcaACTGGCAGgcgacgcaagaaaaggtaaaagcaccaccaagggggggaagcagaggctgcagaaggatcagtgcgcatactgcaaggagatagggcattgggcccgagattgtctgaaaagggccggcgggaagggaagcaagacggatcgagtaaaagtcctagagctggatgaactaagtgattaggggagtcagggttcggaccctctccccgaacccagggtaactcttaaagtggaggggacccctattgacttccttgtcgacaccggagcacaacattcggtcctccgcaccccacaaggaaaactagctagcaagaagtcctgggtacaaggggcaactggtatgagccagtattcatggactacccgaagaacagtagatttgggaacgggccgggtatcccactcctttatggtaataccagaatgcc tcccgctgttaggacgggacttactgaccaagattggagctcagataactttcagacaaggggggcctcaggtcaccgatggcaagggccaccccatccaggtcctgaccatgaaactggaggatgaatatctcctccaccaggaggcgctcccgagagaggataatatagacagatggctacaagaattcccctcggtttgggcagagacaggggggatgggactagccgctcataggaccccagtcctggtagagctcaagccaggagagagtccggtaaggatcaaacaataccccatgtctcaggaggcccggaaggggatccagccacacatccggagactacgaagcctaggggtactagttccttgccagtctgcctggaacacccccttactgccggtcaaaaagcctcacgcaaatgactaccgaccggtacaagacctccgggaagtaaataagagggtcgtggacatacacccaactgttcccaacccatatactctcttgagctccttagcgccctccagggtctggtatactgtactagatttaaaggacgccttcttcagtctgccgctggcaccccagagccaacccttgttcgccttcgagtggcatgatccggaggagggctacagtggacaactcacctggacacggctacctcagggattcaaaaattcacccaccatcttcgacgaggcactacacgaggacctgggtgagtacagaaggaagcaccctggcctcacccttctacagtatgtagatgacatcctgattgctgctgacactgccaaagactgtgagcgagggacccaggacctgctggctaccctgggggccttaggaTACCGCGCATCcgcgaagaaggctcagatatgcagggagagggtaagttacctgggatatatcctggagggtggacagcggcggttatcagaagccagaaaagaaactgtcctaaagatccctactcccacctcccgaagagaagtgagggaattcctaggatcagccggctactgccgcctctgggttccaggttttgctgagatcgccaggcctctatatgaagctaccaaagaggggaaaacatttaaatgggctgaaaaagaagaaactgcctttaatcagttaaaaagggccctcctaagtgccccagccctgggcctaccggacattacgaagcccttccacctctttgtagacgagcataagggaatagcaaaaggagttctaactcaagccttaggcccctggaaccgtccagtggcttacctgtctaagaaactagacccagtggctgccggctggccgccatgcctaagaattattgcagcgacagcactcctagtcaaggatgcagacaaactgaccctaggacaggagatctggatcacgaccccacacgctattgaaggggtcctgaaacagcctccagatagatggatgagcaatacacgtatgactcattaccagagcctcctactcaaccctccacgagtgcggttccaccccagtgcagccctcaatcccgcaaccctgctgcccgaccctgacctaggtgctccattacatgactgtgcgggaatcctggaacaagtacatggattccgaacggacctgaccgaccggcccctccccgatgccgaggctacttggttcactgatggcagcagctttgtgcgaggcggacacaggtatgcgggtgcagcggtggtcaccgaaaccgacaccgtatgggcggaggctctaccctccggaacgtcagcccagcgagcagagctcatagccctcaccaaggcgctgatgctgggagctggaaaacggctcaacatctacacagacagccgttatgcatttgccacagctcatattcatggggcaatttatcaggagagggggttactgacGGCAGAAGGACGGACTATAAAAAATGAGCAGGAGATACTTGACCTGCTTACagccttatggcttcctgccaagctagccattatccactgccaagggcaccaaaaagctgataacccagtagctagaggtaatcgaaaggctgaccaggcagccaaggcagtagcccttactccagtccccaccatgaccatacaactaccagacccgggagacccagttttaccagaccagcccaagtactcccaggaggaattacagcggatcaagaaactccccatggcccaggagataaagggatggtggtatacacctaacaaggagctcgtgTTGCCAGACCAgctcggagtctcaatattagagcacatgcatcggtctactcacatgggggcccgaaaattaaaagacttaatccgacatgccggaattaagattcaccaacaggacaccaaaatagagcaagttgtatctgcctgcaagacctgccaactcaccaacgcgagggccacatcaaataaaaaaggaaccaggctcagaggcaccagaccgggagcccaatgggaagtcgacttcactgaagtcaaaccaggaaagtatggttttaaatatcttttagtatttacagacaccttctctggctgggtggaggcatacccaaccaagcatgaaacggctcagacggtggctaagaagctactagaagacatcttacccaggtatggttttcctgccctggtaggatcagacaatggaccagcttttatctcgcaggtaacacaggcagtagccaaggtggtgggggcaaactggaaattacattgtgcttataggccccagagctcaggacaggtagaaagaatgaatagaaccctaaaagagacccttaccaaattaaccatggagactggcggggactgggtgactctcctaccgtttgccctttaccgggttagaaacactccttacactctgggttttactccctacgagatcatgtttggcaggccaccccctgttattcccagccttcgagctgaacttattgctgagtttaaagatcaagaactttttctttccttgagcgggctccagagggcgcacgaggacatttggccgcgtctccgtgccatctacgaggctggcccgatcccgacacctcatcagtacaggccgggagactgggtctacgtcaagaggcaccaccgagagactctcgagccgcgctggaagggaccctacatcgtggtgttgacaacccccaccgctctcaaggtagacggcatcgcgacctgggtccatcacacccacgcccag